In Bremerella alba, one DNA window encodes the following:
- a CDS encoding DUF1553 domain-containing protein, producing the protein MRAEKPAVDFARDVQPILAQHCYACHGPDAATRKADLRLDQRESALDQIAPGHSDASELYRRLVASDPDVRMPPPNEQHQPSLEEIATLKRWIEAGAQWQELWSLQPIARPDVPVVKDRDWPSHAIDFFTLAKMEANAAGPSQPASRYAWLRRVTFDLTGLPPTPAEIETFVSDTSPQAEQKVIDRLLASPAYGENFARHWLDLARYADTHGYNVDSHRDMWRYREWVIESLNENMPFDQFTIEQLAGDLLPNPTVDQLTATGFHRNLPVNDENGAFAEEYRHAYVVDRVNTTGTVWLGMTLGCAQCHDHKYDPISQRDFYQLAAFFDNIDEKGLDGQYGNAGPVIKSPTRKQQRQFTKLEAMLGELRQSYADYLTADDPLMARWETKAKEEGRAEVVSEEKLIAKLDFDTTSPLPDGIAPIGFDSFATGKHGQALLAGGNARINLLRNAKGPISVAAWLYPTVTRPQVLYALNDDNRNNLELVQAEDKFTLILKKVDGTNIAWEAACDQWETNVWQHLAFALEPTSPENARVWVNGKRLKWQSTTPAPLDEENEGENTLGEWTLVVRGLLDDIRIDSRIWSDAETRILAEDDPIAALLSKSSEQRTEEQSLRLKKFYLRETNEDFVRLEAAMEDLRRKIELLQREFPETMVMREREEPRVTHMRVGGQWDQHGDVVQPGLPEQLFEGMPDGSGDRLQLAQWLVAPGNPLTARVVVNRTWQHYFGTGLVKTINDFGTRGELPTHPGLLDYLASELIDSGWDIKHLHRLIVSSSTYRQSSSVGRTRYETDPQNRLLARGPRLRLTGEAIRDQALAAGGLLVRQIGGVSVKPYQPEGLWEELSKGSEFTAQRFVQDQGDRLYRRSLYTYWKRSSPPPNMTAFDAPNREICVAQRSRTNTPMQALVLLNDVTFVEAAKVLACDVGKKHGNQIERAIAEAFLRILSRPIDTDELEMLAALYRQELRRFADDRQAANEWLSEGETVVDSTPELAAMTVLCHTILNLDEAVMTP; encoded by the coding sequence TTGCGCGCAGAGAAGCCTGCGGTTGACTTTGCTCGAGACGTGCAGCCGATCCTGGCACAGCATTGTTACGCTTGCCATGGTCCCGACGCGGCTACGCGGAAGGCCGATTTGCGGCTCGATCAACGCGAAAGCGCCTTAGATCAAATCGCACCTGGCCATTCTGACGCTAGTGAACTCTATCGTCGCTTAGTGGCCAGTGACCCAGATGTCCGCATGCCGCCCCCTAACGAGCAACACCAGCCGAGCCTGGAAGAGATTGCGACCCTGAAGCGTTGGATCGAAGCTGGAGCCCAGTGGCAAGAGCTGTGGAGTTTGCAGCCGATTGCGCGTCCTGATGTTCCTGTGGTCAAGGATCGCGACTGGCCCTCTCATGCCATCGACTTTTTTACACTAGCCAAGATGGAAGCCAACGCCGCAGGGCCATCGCAGCCAGCTTCCAGGTATGCCTGGCTGCGACGGGTTACCTTCGACCTGACCGGTTTGCCACCCACGCCAGCAGAAATTGAGACGTTCGTTTCCGACACGTCACCTCAGGCCGAGCAGAAGGTCATCGATCGTCTGTTGGCCTCGCCGGCCTATGGCGAGAATTTTGCTCGCCACTGGCTTGACTTGGCGCGATACGCCGACACGCACGGCTACAACGTCGATAGCCATCGCGACATGTGGCGTTATCGCGAATGGGTCATTGAGTCGCTGAACGAAAACATGCCGTTTGATCAATTCACGATTGAGCAGCTTGCCGGTGATCTGCTGCCCAACCCGACCGTCGATCAATTGACCGCCACCGGGTTTCATCGAAACTTGCCGGTGAACGACGAAAACGGAGCGTTCGCCGAAGAGTATCGTCATGCATATGTCGTCGATCGCGTGAACACGACCGGCACCGTTTGGCTGGGGATGACGCTCGGATGTGCCCAGTGCCACGATCATAAGTACGATCCGATCTCGCAGCGAGACTTCTACCAACTGGCGGCCTTCTTCGATAACATCGACGAGAAAGGCCTCGACGGGCAATACGGAAACGCGGGGCCGGTCATCAAAAGCCCCACGCGAAAGCAGCAGCGGCAATTTACCAAGCTGGAAGCAATGCTAGGGGAACTCCGCCAGTCGTATGCCGATTATCTGACTGCCGACGATCCGTTAATGGCTCGCTGGGAAACGAAAGCCAAGGAGGAAGGCCGGGCCGAAGTCGTTTCGGAAGAGAAGCTGATCGCGAAGCTTGACTTCGACACGACATCTCCTTTGCCAGACGGCATTGCGCCCATTGGTTTCGATTCTTTTGCGACCGGCAAGCACGGTCAGGCCTTACTGGCCGGCGGAAACGCTCGAATAAATTTGCTTCGCAATGCCAAGGGGCCCATCTCGGTGGCCGCGTGGCTTTATCCGACGGTCACACGCCCTCAGGTTCTCTACGCTTTGAATGACGACAATCGCAACAATCTGGAATTAGTCCAAGCGGAGGATAAGTTTACGCTTATCCTGAAAAAGGTGGATGGCACAAACATCGCGTGGGAAGCAGCCTGCGACCAGTGGGAAACGAACGTTTGGCAGCATCTGGCGTTTGCCCTCGAGCCGACTTCGCCGGAAAATGCACGCGTCTGGGTAAACGGCAAACGTCTGAAGTGGCAGTCTACGACGCCTGCTCCCTTGGATGAGGAGAACGAGGGTGAGAATACGTTAGGCGAGTGGACCTTAGTCGTTCGTGGCTTGCTGGATGACATCCGGATTGATTCACGGATCTGGTCGGACGCGGAGACAAGGATTCTGGCAGAAGATGATCCGATCGCGGCGTTGCTTTCCAAATCGTCCGAACAGCGCACCGAAGAGCAATCGCTGCGACTCAAGAAGTTTTACTTGCGTGAAACGAACGAAGATTTCGTGCGTCTAGAAGCCGCGATGGAAGATCTACGGCGGAAGATCGAACTGCTACAGCGTGAGTTTCCTGAGACCATGGTAATGCGCGAGCGAGAAGAGCCTCGCGTCACGCACATGCGCGTTGGTGGGCAGTGGGATCAGCATGGCGACGTCGTGCAGCCGGGCTTGCCGGAGCAGTTGTTTGAAGGCATGCCTGATGGCAGTGGCGATCGTTTGCAGTTAGCGCAATGGCTGGTCGCCCCAGGCAATCCGTTGACGGCCCGGGTCGTTGTGAATCGTACGTGGCAACATTACTTTGGCACGGGGCTGGTCAAGACGATCAATGACTTCGGGACGCGAGGCGAGTTGCCGACCCATCCTGGTCTGCTCGATTACCTCGCCAGCGAACTGATCGACAGTGGATGGGATATCAAGCATTTGCATCGCTTGATTGTTTCCAGCAGCACGTATCGGCAATCGAGTTCCGTTGGCAGGACACGCTATGAAACCGACCCGCAAAATCGGCTTCTGGCCAGGGGCCCGCGTTTGCGGTTAACTGGGGAAGCGATCCGAGATCAAGCGCTCGCGGCCGGTGGTCTCTTGGTGCGACAGATCGGCGGCGTGAGCGTCAAGCCATATCAACCAGAAGGCCTGTGGGAAGAACTTTCCAAGGGGAGCGAATTTACGGCGCAGCGATTCGTACAGGATCAGGGAGATCGACTTTATCGTCGAAGTCTCTACACCTATTGGAAGCGATCGAGTCCACCGCCCAACATGACGGCCTTTGATGCTCCGAATCGAGAGATCTGTGTGGCTCAGCGGAGCCGTACCAATACACCGATGCAAGCATTGGTATTGTTGAATGATGTGACATTCGTGGAAGCCGCCAAAGTATTGGCCTGCGACGTTGGTAAGAAGCATGGAAACCAAATCGAGCGAGCCATTGCTGAGGCATTCTTGAGGATCCTCTCGAGGCCTATCGACACGGATGAGTTGGAAATGCTCGCAGCGTTGTATCGGCAAGAACTACGCAGGTTTGCCGACGATCGCCAAGCCGCAAACGAGTGGCTAAGTGAAGGGGAAACGGTTGTCGACTCGACTCCCGAGTTGGCGGCGATGACGGTGCTTTGCCATACAATTCTCAATCTAGATGAAGCGGTGATGACTCCTTAA
- a CDS encoding 3-hydroxyacyl-ACP dehydratase FabZ family protein translates to MKFHLIDQISEIHPGERISAVKCLSLAEEYLQDHFPRFPVMPGVLMLESMTQTGAWLVRVTNNFSHSLTVLKEARNVKYGNFVEPGEMLVVKAELVKMDGNLASLKVSGEVAGNVAVSSRIVLESYNSSGTDEPNVTDRNAIRLLRQQYDLLNRQRSAV, encoded by the coding sequence ATGAAGTTCCATCTGATCGATCAAATCTCGGAGATCCATCCCGGCGAACGAATTTCGGCGGTTAAATGTTTGAGCTTGGCCGAAGAGTACCTGCAGGATCACTTTCCGCGGTTTCCGGTCATGCCAGGTGTGCTGATGTTAGAGTCCATGACCCAAACCGGGGCATGGTTGGTTCGCGTTACGAACAACTTCAGCCACAGCCTGACGGTGCTGAAAGAAGCACGCAATGTAAAGTACGGCAACTTTGTCGAGCCAGGCGAGATGCTGGTCGTCAAAGCGGAACTCGTCAAGATGGACGGGAACTTGGCTTCGCTGAAGGTTTCCGGCGAAGTGGCCGGAAACGTCGCGGTTAGTTCGCGCATTGTACTGGAAAGCTACAACTCGTCTGGCACCGATGAGCCAAACGTTACGGATCGGAACGCGATCCGCCTATTAAGACAACAATACGATCTGCTCAATCGCCAACGTTCGGCGGTTTAG
- a CDS encoding DUF1501 domain-containing protein has protein sequence MLDDFRQIADRQTRRSFLGTAGVSLGALAMHALTTAHAQAEEPALPHFPPKVKRVIYLCQSGAPSQHDLFDYKPALERLAGEQLPESIRMGQRLTTMTAEQDSLPLTPSKFAFSRHGKSQMWFSELVPHQAKIADHLCRIRSMHTDAINHDPGLTLLASGHSLPGRPSLGSWLSYGLGSENEELPAFVVLVSQGSATLNNQPIFDRLWSSGFLPSRYQGVRFRSSGEPVLYLNNPAGISKDDRRRVLRTLAALNERQAAEVGDPEIESRVAQYEMAYRMQMSIPTLTDFSDEPESVIATYGEDARQPGTYAANCLLARRMAERGVRFVQLFHRGWDQHRSINAELPRQCRDTDQASAALVNDLARLGLLEDTLVIWGGEFGRTAYAQGSIDTNDYGRDHHSRCFTMWLAGAGVKPGFEFGSTDELGYNITKDPVHVHDLNATLLHLLGIDHKRFTYRFQGRDFRLTDVHGRVIEQVLA, from the coding sequence ATGCTTGATGACTTTCGACAAATCGCAGATCGTCAAACAAGACGCTCGTTCCTGGGAACCGCCGGCGTATCGCTCGGCGCACTAGCGATGCACGCGTTGACGACAGCGCATGCTCAGGCAGAAGAACCTGCTCTGCCACATTTTCCCCCCAAGGTGAAGCGAGTAATTTATCTCTGCCAATCAGGAGCGCCCTCTCAGCACGATCTTTTCGATTACAAGCCGGCACTCGAGCGACTCGCCGGAGAGCAGTTGCCCGAGTCGATTCGTATGGGGCAGCGGCTGACAACCATGACTGCCGAGCAAGATTCTTTGCCGCTGACGCCCAGCAAGTTCGCGTTTTCCCGGCATGGTAAGAGCCAAATGTGGTTTAGCGAACTGGTTCCGCATCAGGCCAAGATCGCCGACCATTTGTGTCGAATTCGTTCGATGCATACCGATGCGATCAATCACGATCCCGGTTTGACTCTTCTGGCCAGCGGGCATTCACTACCAGGCAGACCGAGCTTGGGGAGTTGGCTGAGCTATGGTTTGGGAAGCGAGAACGAAGAACTGCCGGCTTTTGTCGTGCTTGTTTCCCAGGGTAGTGCCACGTTGAACAATCAGCCGATCTTCGATCGATTGTGGTCGAGCGGTTTTCTCCCTTCACGCTACCAAGGTGTTCGTTTTCGCAGTAGCGGCGAGCCTGTCCTGTATTTGAATAACCCGGCTGGCATTTCAAAGGATGATCGACGTCGGGTTCTGCGGACTCTGGCCGCGTTGAACGAGCGGCAGGCTGCCGAAGTGGGAGATCCGGAAATCGAGAGTCGCGTTGCTCAGTACGAAATGGCTTATCGGATGCAGATGTCGATTCCGACCCTGACCGATTTTTCAGATGAGCCAGAATCTGTTATTGCGACTTACGGGGAGGACGCCAGGCAGCCGGGGACTTACGCTGCCAACTGCCTGTTGGCACGCCGTATGGCCGAGCGAGGCGTTCGATTCGTTCAACTGTTTCATCGCGGTTGGGATCAGCATCGCAGCATCAATGCCGAACTTCCTCGGCAATGTCGTGATACGGATCAGGCATCGGCGGCGCTGGTCAACGATTTGGCTCGTCTGGGATTATTGGAAGACACCCTGGTTATTTGGGGAGGTGAATTTGGCCGAACCGCCTATGCCCAGGGATCGATCGATACCAACGACTACGGCCGTGATCATCACAGCCGTTGCTTTACGATGTGGCTGGCCGGAGCAGGGGTGAAGCCTGGTTTCGAGTTCGGATCGACCGACGAGCTAGGCTACAACATCACGAAGGATCCCGTTCATGTGCACGACTTGAACGCAACGCTCTTACATTTGCTGGGGATCGACCACAAGAGATTCACGTATCGATTCCAAGGCCGTGACTTCCGTTTGACTGACGTGCACGGTCGCGTGATCGAACAAGTTCTCGCTTAG
- a CDS encoding acyl carrier protein — MAPSDDEIFEKVREALVDALGVDEEEVVPEATMVGDLGAESIDFLDIVFRLEKAFGITIPRDELFPEDILTNAQYVQGGKVTDEGLAELKKRMAFADLSKFEANPVVSDFGNLLTVNDMCSYVKSKLA, encoded by the coding sequence ATGGCACCCTCGGATGACGAAATTTTTGAAAAGGTCCGTGAAGCCTTGGTAGACGCATTGGGCGTCGACGAGGAAGAAGTGGTACCGGAGGCCACCATGGTCGGCGATCTGGGTGCCGAGTCGATTGACTTCCTGGATATCGTGTTCCGTTTGGAAAAAGCGTTTGGTATCACCATTCCGCGTGACGAATTGTTCCCAGAGGACATTCTGACCAACGCTCAGTATGTCCAAGGCGGCAAGGTCACCGACGAAGGTCTGGCCGAACTTAAGAAGCGGATGGCATTCGCCGATCTTAGTAAGTTCGAAGCGAATCCAGTCGTTTCGGATTTCGGCAACCTGCTGACGGTTAACGATATGTGCAGCTACGTGAAGTCGAAGCTGGCTTAA
- a CDS encoding DUF1592 domain-containing protein, which translates to MSRLSGGLRKYGPFPFVLYLLCSLTASHALGAKRAEMAESFNATVVPFMKSYCIDCHSGDAPEAGFDLEKFRSWEEVTTTGRKKWSSVLDMLVTGSMPPKDYDQPGGEELQGVLTWVQDALSTVDCDGPVNPGRETIRRLNRVEYQNTIRDLVGIDYKATESFPADDVGYGFDNIGDVLSTSPLLFEKFYEAADEIASRAIVTDKSQLIPKSELPLAGFKLKHGNVSGRQLSFPSNNTGSYELEVEPGVYTVAIFAHASQSGDEPAKMGVRVGHKENRTFAVDNEAPSEHPMEIKMRVPRGKLPLEVAFLNDHYDPDNPDPSRRDRNLFINRIELRGPDTNLEDRYPASHRQIIFLKPGQQGLDEKQAAQQVIARFASRAFRRPVTKGEMERLMILYEMAKEDGLNYEAAIREVVVGILCSPNFLFKVEESTEGSEGPLPMGSYSLATRLSYFLWSTMPDEELLQLAWKGTLRQNLDVQVVRMLADPKAKQLTENFAGQWLEMRKLENVQPDRHRFGNFDHKLSADMQTETEMFFQSIIDEDRSVLDLLGADYTFLNQRLAEHYQIDGVKGNHFRRVELNDGRRGGILTQASVLTVTSNPTRTSPVKRGKWILDNVLGTPPPEAPADVPTLESQKKLTGSLREQMKQHRDNAACASCHARMDPIGFALENYDAIGQWRTKDAGFAIDATGEMPGGRKFDGAAGLKKLLLEEKRDEFVHNLISKATTYALGRGVEYYDECAIQAVKFEMEKSGYRFSSMIQAIVHSEPFQKRGG; encoded by the coding sequence ATGTCACGGCTATCAGGCGGGCTCCGTAAGTACGGGCCTTTCCCGTTCGTCTTGTATCTGCTGTGCTCGCTGACGGCGTCGCATGCGTTGGGAGCAAAACGCGCGGAGATGGCTGAGTCTTTTAACGCCACGGTCGTGCCGTTTATGAAGAGTTACTGCATCGATTGCCACTCTGGCGATGCACCCGAGGCAGGGTTCGATTTGGAAAAATTCCGCTCCTGGGAAGAGGTCACCACCACCGGTCGCAAGAAATGGTCGTCCGTGTTGGACATGTTGGTTACCGGAAGCATGCCGCCAAAAGACTACGACCAGCCTGGTGGTGAAGAACTACAAGGCGTGTTGACGTGGGTTCAGGACGCGCTATCGACGGTCGACTGCGATGGCCCGGTCAACCCAGGCCGCGAAACGATCCGCCGCTTAAATCGCGTTGAATACCAAAATACAATTCGCGATCTGGTGGGCATCGACTACAAGGCCACCGAGTCGTTTCCGGCAGATGACGTTGGATACGGCTTCGATAACATTGGCGATGTCCTGTCGACTTCCCCGCTTCTGTTTGAAAAGTTCTACGAAGCGGCTGACGAGATCGCGTCGCGAGCGATCGTAACCGACAAGAGTCAGCTGATTCCCAAAAGTGAATTACCATTGGCTGGTTTCAAGTTGAAGCACGGCAATGTATCGGGGCGGCAGCTATCGTTTCCGTCGAACAACACCGGTAGCTACGAACTGGAAGTCGAGCCAGGCGTCTACACCGTGGCCATCTTTGCGCATGCCAGTCAGTCCGGGGACGAGCCAGCGAAGATGGGAGTTCGTGTAGGTCACAAAGAGAATCGAACGTTCGCCGTCGATAACGAGGCCCCTAGCGAGCACCCGATGGAAATCAAAATGCGCGTACCTCGTGGTAAGCTTCCCTTGGAGGTTGCGTTTCTCAATGATCACTACGATCCCGACAATCCCGACCCCAGTCGTCGCGACCGCAATCTGTTCATTAATCGGATCGAACTGCGCGGTCCAGATACCAATCTTGAGGATCGGTATCCTGCGTCCCACCGGCAGATCATCTTTTTGAAGCCTGGCCAGCAGGGTTTAGATGAGAAGCAGGCCGCTCAGCAGGTCATTGCTCGGTTCGCATCACGAGCGTTTCGACGACCCGTGACCAAAGGAGAAATGGAGCGACTGATGATCCTCTACGAAATGGCGAAAGAGGACGGTTTGAACTACGAAGCAGCCATTCGCGAAGTTGTGGTTGGCATTTTGTGTTCTCCTAACTTCCTCTTCAAGGTCGAGGAATCGACTGAGGGAAGCGAAGGTCCGTTGCCAATGGGCAGCTATTCGTTGGCGACCCGTTTGAGTTACTTCCTGTGGAGTACCATGCCTGATGAAGAACTGCTTCAACTGGCCTGGAAGGGGACGCTCAGGCAGAACCTAGACGTGCAAGTGGTTCGGATGTTGGCCGATCCAAAAGCAAAGCAACTGACCGAGAACTTCGCCGGGCAGTGGCTCGAAATGCGAAAGCTGGAAAACGTTCAGCCTGATCGACATCGCTTTGGCAACTTCGATCACAAGCTTTCCGCTGACATGCAAACCGAAACCGAAATGTTCTTCCAGTCGATCATCGACGAAGATCGTAGCGTGCTCGACCTTTTGGGGGCCGACTATACGTTCCTGAATCAACGTCTCGCCGAGCATTACCAAATCGATGGCGTCAAAGGGAATCACTTCCGGCGTGTCGAACTGAACGATGGTCGCCGAGGTGGAATTCTCACCCAGGCCAGCGTGCTGACAGTTACCTCAAACCCAACGCGCACGAGCCCGGTGAAACGTGGCAAGTGGATTCTCGACAACGTTCTCGGCACGCCGCCGCCAGAAGCGCCGGCCGATGTGCCAACGCTGGAATCGCAAAAGAAGCTGACCGGTAGCCTGCGTGAACAGATGAAGCAGCATCGCGATAATGCGGCATGTGCTTCGTGCCATGCCCGGATGGATCCGATTGGGTTCGCTCTGGAAAACTACGACGCGATAGGCCAGTGGCGGACCAAGGACGCCGGTTTCGCTATCGACGCGACCGGCGAGATGCCTGGCGGACGCAAATTCGACGGGGCCGCCGGCCTGAAGAAGTTGCTGTTGGAAGAGAAGCGGGACGAGTTCGTTCACAACCTGATCTCCAAAGCGACGACGTATGCATTGGGAAGAGGCGTGGAATATTACGACGAATGTGCGATCCAGGCCGTGAAGTTCGAAATGGAGAAGAGCGGTTACCGCTTCTCTTCAATGATTCAAGCAATCGTTCATAGCGAACCGTTTCAGAAGCGTGGCGGCTAA
- a CDS encoding DUF1552 domain-containing protein, whose translation MSSTKLSRRMILRGLGTAVAMPWLESMCPEARAAKADSSDIKPPVRMGFFYVPNGMHMPHWRPQYEGELKELTPTLSHLAKHRSEIMPISGFELHNGWALGDGGGDHARSVASFLTGAHPHKTHGADIRNGVSVDQFAAARLSHLTKFPSLELGLEPSAQSGSCDTGYSCVYSSNLSWRSDTNFVTKEVNPQALFDRLFGNGDFQEQAAGQAIRNRRKKSVLDFVMNDAKRLQHRLGDVDRRKMDEYLHAVRDVERRVSHSIKLEGKEVEMPDYARPSGVPAEFEEHCRLMLDMIVLAFQTDSTRIATFMMSNASSNRPYPQVGVSDGHHDLSHHQNDDAKQKKIAKINSFHTKQFDYLLSKMREVPEGNGTLLDNCMLLYGSGISDGNRHNHDDLPILLAGRGGGAFKPGRHVRVADKTPLCNLYVTMLEAMGINADNFSDSNGRVTSLG comes from the coding sequence ATGTCTAGCACAAAGCTCAGTCGGCGAATGATTTTGCGTGGCCTTGGTACGGCGGTGGCGATGCCATGGTTGGAAAGCATGTGCCCCGAGGCTCGTGCCGCCAAAGCAGATTCCTCCGACATCAAGCCGCCGGTCCGGATGGGCTTCTTCTACGTTCCCAACGGCATGCATATGCCCCACTGGCGGCCGCAGTACGAAGGGGAACTGAAGGAACTGACTCCGACGCTTTCACACTTGGCCAAACACCGCAGCGAGATTATGCCGATCTCCGGGTTCGAGCTGCACAACGGCTGGGCCTTGGGCGATGGTGGCGGCGACCATGCACGGAGTGTGGCTTCCTTTTTGACCGGTGCCCACCCACATAAGACCCATGGTGCCGATATCCGTAACGGGGTCTCGGTCGATCAGTTTGCCGCCGCTCGACTTTCGCATTTAACCAAGTTTCCGTCGCTCGAGTTGGGGCTCGAGCCGAGTGCCCAATCTGGCAGCTGCGATACCGGATATAGTTGTGTCTATTCGTCGAATCTCAGCTGGCGAAGTGATACGAACTTTGTCACCAAGGAGGTAAACCCTCAGGCTCTGTTCGATCGGCTGTTCGGCAATGGCGATTTTCAGGAACAAGCCGCAGGACAGGCGATCCGCAATCGTCGGAAAAAAAGTGTCCTCGATTTTGTCATGAATGATGCCAAGCGGCTTCAGCATCGTTTGGGGGACGTCGATCGCCGCAAGATGGACGAATATCTGCACGCAGTGCGCGATGTTGAACGCCGCGTTTCTCATAGCATCAAGCTAGAGGGGAAGGAAGTCGAGATGCCGGACTACGCTCGACCCAGTGGAGTTCCGGCTGAGTTTGAAGAGCACTGCCGTTTAATGCTGGACATGATCGTGTTGGCGTTTCAGACCGATTCGACGCGAATCGCGACCTTCATGATGAGCAATGCCAGTAGCAATCGTCCTTACCCCCAAGTAGGCGTGAGCGACGGTCATCACGATCTTTCACATCATCAGAACGACGATGCGAAACAAAAGAAAATCGCCAAGATTAACAGCTTTCATACCAAGCAGTTCGACTATTTGCTGTCCAAGATGCGCGAGGTCCCCGAAGGCAACGGCACACTGCTGGACAACTGCATGCTGCTGTATGGCAGTGGTATATCGGATGGAAATCGCCACAATCACGACGACCTGCCGATCTTACTGGCAGGCCGAGGTGGGGGCGCGTTCAAGCCGGGCCGGCATGTCCGCGTGGCGGACAAGACTCCGCTTTGCAACTTGTACGTGACCATGCTCGAAGCAATGGGCATCAATGCCGACAACTTCAGCGACTCCAATGGGCGGGTCACCAGTCTCGGTTAG
- a CDS encoding beta-hydroxyacyl-ACP dehydratase, with protein sequence MRWFWIDKFIEFKSGTSAKAVKCVSLAEDHLHDHFGYLPVMPHSLVIEGIAQTGGLLAGEVYAFRERVVLAKVAKATFHGTAHPGDKLTYSATMNDIRENGAYVSATSHIGDQLHAEVELFFAHLNDKDKQRELFFPADLLSMLRLLGLYEVGQAKDGSPLQPPQYMVDAELEQAKPPKLS encoded by the coding sequence ATGCGTTGGTTTTGGATCGACAAGTTCATTGAGTTCAAAAGTGGTACGTCGGCCAAGGCGGTGAAGTGTGTCTCGTTGGCTGAAGACCATCTCCACGATCACTTTGGTTACTTGCCGGTGATGCCCCATTCGTTGGTGATCGAAGGAATCGCTCAGACCGGCGGACTACTCGCCGGCGAAGTTTACGCGTTCCGCGAACGGGTTGTCCTCGCCAAAGTGGCCAAGGCCACCTTTCATGGGACAGCCCATCCTGGTGACAAGCTTACATACTCAGCCACGATGAACGACATCCGCGAGAACGGAGCGTATGTCTCGGCGACAAGTCACATCGGCGATCAGTTGCATGCTGAGGTCGAATTGTTTTTCGCCCACCTCAACGACAAAGACAAGCAGCGCGAGCTGTTCTTCCCGGCCGATCTGCTATCAATGCTACGCTTGCTTGGCTTATATGAAGTCGGCCAGGCCAAGGATGGTTCCCCGCTTCAACCACCCCAATACATGGTGGATGCAGAGCTCGAGCAAGCCAAACCCCCAAAGCTTTCGTAG
- a CDS encoding beta-ketoacyl-[acyl-carrier-protein] synthase family protein, translated as MTRRVVVTGVGMVNPMGHDVETVWKGLKEGASGVGYTSIFDASNFPTKISAEVKNWDVTKCGEKIADWEKTGRHTRFAVGAAKQAVESSGVLDSIKDPTRFGVYLGCGEGDQDFHTFTNMVVAAISSGNGDWDKSAFIKKGLATLDSQREMEQDPSMPCGHLASLFNAQGPNLNCLTACAASSQAIGEARELIKRGTCDVMLSGGAHSMIHPFGVTGFNLLTALSTRNDEPTKASRPFDRERDGFVLGEGASMVVLEELEHAKARGATIFGEIIGYGTTADAFRITDTHPEGRGGIACMKMAMQDAGIGPEQVNYVNAHGTSTTVNDKVESLCCKEAFGEQWAKKIPVSSTKSMMGHLIAAAGVTEAIVCMLAIRDNVLPPTINYENPDDNCDLDYVPNEARQAKVDIALNNSFGFGGQNITLALSRFND; from the coding sequence ATGACTAGGCGAGTCGTTGTCACCGGTGTCGGCATGGTTAATCCCATGGGACACGATGTGGAAACGGTCTGGAAAGGCCTGAAAGAGGGCGCTTCCGGCGTTGGCTACACGAGCATCTTTGACGCTTCGAATTTCCCCACCAAGATCTCAGCGGAGGTCAAAAATTGGGACGTGACCAAGTGTGGCGAGAAGATCGCGGACTGGGAAAAAACCGGTCGCCATACGCGATTTGCCGTGGGTGCTGCTAAGCAAGCAGTCGAGTCTTCCGGCGTGCTGGATAGCATCAAGGATCCGACCCGCTTCGGCGTGTATCTGGGGTGCGGTGAAGGGGACCAGGATTTCCATACGTTCACCAACATGGTTGTCGCGGCAATCAGTAGTGGCAACGGTGACTGGGACAAGTCGGCATTCATCAAGAAGGGGCTCGCCACGCTCGATTCCCAACGCGAGATGGAACAAGACCCCAGCATGCCCTGTGGTCACCTGGCATCGCTATTCAACGCTCAAGGGCCCAACCTGAATTGTTTGACGGCCTGTGCTGCTTCGAGTCAGGCCATTGGCGAAGCCCGAGAACTGATCAAACGTGGTACGTGCGACGTGATGCTCTCCGGCGGGGCACACTCGATGATTCATCCTTTCGGTGTTACGGGCTTCAATTTGCTGACTGCCCTTTCAACTCGTAACGATGAACCTACCAAGGCTTCGCGTCCCTTCGATCGCGAACGCGACGGATTCGTACTGGGCGAAGGAGCATCGATGGTCGTGCTCGAAGAACTCGAGCATGCCAAAGCGCGTGGTGCGACCATCTTCGGCGAGATCATCGGCTATGGCACCACGGCAGACGCGTTCCGAATTACCGACACCCATCCGGAAGGTCGCGGCGGAATTGCCTGTATGAAGATGGCAATGCAAGACGCCGGTATTGGCCCCGAGCAGGTCAACTATGTGAACGCTCACGGCACAAGCACCACCGTGAACGACAAGGTCGAGTCGCTGTGCTGCAAGGAAGCATTTGGTGAGCAGTGGGCCAAAAAGATTCCGGTATCCAGCACCAAGAGTATGATGGGGCATCTTATTGCCGCCGCAGGTGTGACCGAAGCGATTGTCTGTATGTTGGCCATCCGCGACAACGTGCTGCCGCCGACGATCAATTACGAGAACCCAGACGATAACTGCGATCTCGACTATGTGCCCAACGAAGCTCGTCAGGCCAAGGTCGACATTGCGTTGAACAACAGCTTCGGATTTGGCGGCCAGAACATCACGCTCGCCCTTAGCCGTTTCAACGACTAA